A genomic window from Silene latifolia isolate original U9 population chromosome Y, ASM4854445v1, whole genome shotgun sequence includes:
- the LOC141628911 gene encoding uncharacterized protein LOC141628911 translates to MDFNFHPLCRALHLSHLCFADDLLMFSRGDMQSIIILLRAFATFSVASGLEMNYDKSDIYFNGIAQDEIDFMLTVSGFKMGVFLFRYLWMPISYNRMAVGDCTRLVEKMVFIIPTTVIARIECTCRNYLLAGSEQLLKSPSVSWEKICTEKRGGGLDIVHCRNWNLTMLGKYVWWLVIKADHLWIKWVNHIYIKGWEWFDYSPSTHASWTWRKVCQAKEIFKSAYLMNHWNGTLGNYTIAVGYKWLQGERARVVWFPLIWNRINVPKHLFVGWLAVQGRLLTKERMFNFGFNEDRLCDLCGIQYEDHEHLFYGCAFSRRCWILTGDWLGIQFPSSRLVH, encoded by the exons ATGGACTTTAACTTTCATCCCCTGTGTAGAGCACTGCATTTGAGTCATCTTTGTTTTGCTGATGATCTACTCATGTTTAGTAGAGGTGATATGCAGTCTATCATTATTCTCCTAAGGGCTTTTGCAACCTTTTCTGTGGCCTCTGGGTTGGAAATGAATTATGACAAATCTGACATTTACTTTAATGGGATAGCTCAAGATGAGATTGATTTTATGCTGACAGTCTCTGGATTTAAAATGGGAGTATTTCTATTCAGATATCTTTGGATGCCCATATCTTATAATAGGATGGCTGTTGGGGATTGTACTAGATTGGTGGAGAAGATG GTTTTCATAATCCCTACTACTGTTATTGCAAGGATTGAATGCACCTGCAGGAATTATCTATTGGCAGGGTCTGAACAACTCCTTAAATCTCCTTCTGTGTCTTGGGAAAAGATTTGTACTGAAAAAAGAGGTGGGGGCTTGGACATTGTGCATTGTAGGAACTGGAACCTGACTATGCTTGGGAAATATGTGTGGTGGCTGGTTATTAAAGCTGATCACCTTTGGATTAAGTGGGTGAATCATATCTATATTAAAGGATGGGAATGGTTCGATTATTCTCCTTCAACACATGCTAGTTGGACATGGAGGAAAGTTTGTCAAGCTAAGGAGATTTTTAAGAGTGCTTATTTGATGAACCATTGGAATGGGACCCTTGGAAATTACACTATTGCTGTTGGGTATAAGTGGCTCCAAGGGGAGAGAGCTAGAGTTGTGTGGTTCCCTCTCATATGGAACAGAATTAATGTCCCCAAACATTTATTTGTAGGGTGGCTTGCTGTGCAGGGCAGGCTACTAACTAAGGAGAGAATGTTTAACTTTGGGTTCAATGAGGATAGGCTTTGTGATCTGTGTGGCATTCAGTATGAGGACCATGAGCACCTATTTTATGGGTGTGCATTCAGCAGGAGATGTTGGATCTTAACTGGTGACTGGTTAGGGATACAGTTTCCTAGCTCTAGACTAGTTCACTAG